In Haloarchaeobius salinus, the sequence GCGGACACGGACGAACTGGAGCCGGTCGCCGTGACCGACGCCACGGCGACCGAGCTGGCGGAGCGACTGGCGTTCCCGGGCGAGAACGGCCCCGCCTGGGACGCCTACACCACGGGCGAGGTGCAGTGGTATCCCGACATCGCCACGGAGTCGGTGACCGTCGAGTCCCACGCGGACATCCGGTCGCTGCTCGTCCTCCCGCTCGGGGAGTACGGGACGCTCGTGCTCGCGTCGCCGACGCCCGACGACTTCGCGGAGACCGACCACAACCTCGCGCGCATCCTCGCGGCGAACCTGCAGTCGGCACTCGACCGCGCCGACCGCGAGCTGGCGGTCCGCGAGCGCGAGCGCGAACTCCGCGAGCAGAACGCCCGGCTGGAGGAGTTCACGAACATCGTCAGCCACGACCTGCGGAACCCACTCGCCGTCGTCCGTGGGCAGCTCGAGCTCGCGCGCGAGACCGGGTCCGACGAGCACTTCGACCGTGCGGAGGCGTCGCTGACGCGGATCGAAAACCTCGTCTCGGATATGCTCACGCTCGCCAAACAGGGGATGGTCGTCGGCGAGACCGAGGCGCTCTACCTCGAGGTCGTCGCCCGGCGCGCCTGGGGCGCGGTCGAGACCGACGGGGCCGACCTCGCGGTCGACGGCGACCTCGGGCTGGTCGCCGACCGGGGGCGACTCCAGCAGCTCCTCGAGAACCTGTTCGCCAACGCGGTCGAGCACGGGTCGGGAGACGACCCGTCATCCGACGGCACGGTCAGCATCACCGTCGGCGAACTCGACGGCGCGTCGGGCTTCTACGTCACCGACGACGGCCACGGCATCCCCGCCGCCGAGCGTGATTCGGTGTTCGAGCCCGGATTCAGCACCGACGACCAGGGTACTGGCTTCGGGCTGGCCATCGTCCAGCAGATCGCCAGCGCCCACGGCTGGTCGGTCGACGTCACCGCGAGCGACGCCGGCGGTGCCCGGTTCGAGTTCACCGATGTCGAACTGACCGGGTGAACGAGTCACGCCGACCGAACGCTTTTCGGCGGGCCCGCCGACGATCAATCCATGTCAGAGCACGTCCTCCGCCCGGCCGAGCGGGCGGACGTTCCGGGTGTCCAGCGCGTCGCCCGCGCCGGCTGGCACGCCGCCTACGACGACGTCATGGACCCCGACACCGTCGACGACTGCATCGACGACTGGTACGACGCCGAGACGCTCGTCGAGGCCATCGAAGACGACGACGTCGACTACCTCGTCGCCACGGTCGACGACCGGGTCGTCGGCTACGCGTCGGTCGGCCCGACGGGGGACGACCACCCCGCGTCGGTCGCCGGGCTGTACAGCATCTACGTTCACCCCCGCTGCTGGGGGCAGGGCATCGGGACGTCGCTGTTCGAGCGCTGTGTGACCCGGCTCCGCGAGCGCGGCTTCGAGCGGCTCGTCCTCCGGGTCATCGCCGATAACGACGTCGGCATCTCGTTCTACCGGCGTCACGGCTTCGAGCGGACCGGGGAGGAGACGGTCGAGCTGAAGGGCCAGCCCCTCACGGAGTGCGAGTTCGCCCGCGACCTCTAGAGCAGCTGCATCGTCGTCGTCGTCGTATCGGTCGCGAGCAGCAGGTCGAACGGCTCGTCACCCGGCGCGTTCGCCGGCTCGAGGTAGCCCACGGCGAACGCCGAGTACGCCGTCCCGCCCTCGAGGTCGACGTCGAACGTCGCGACCGGATCGCCCCCGCTCGCGGGCCGCACCTCGAGTGTGTACGACCCCGCGGGGACCGTCGTGTAGTCCGTCTGCTCGCCGTAGCCGAGGTTCTCGAACAGCGCGTCACCGCTCGACGCGACCGTCACCGTGACCGGCGGGGCGTCCGGGGACGCGTGGAACAGGCCCACCGCCGCCTCGTCCGAACCGACCGACGGCGGTGCATCCTCGAGTACGCCGACCGCGAACTCGTCAGCCGTGAGGTTCCCGAACGCGACCACGGTGTAGCTCGTGTCCGCCTGGACCGTCACCGTGCTATCGAACACGACGGTGCTCTCGTCGCCCGCCGCAGTGATGCGGACCGCCCGTTCGCCCGCCGGTGCCGTCTGGTAGTCGCTGATAGTTCCGAACGACACATCGGTCAGCATCGCCTCGCCGTCGACGTACACGTCCACGGCCGGCGCGTCCGGTGACGCGTGGACGGCCCGCAGCCGTCCCGAACCGCCGGTCGTCGTCGTCTGCTCCTCGGTGGTCCCCTGTTCGGTCGTCCCCTCCGTCGTCTGTTCCGTCGTGCCATTGGCCGTCCCCTCCGTCGTCTGCATCCCGCCATCTGTCGTGCCCGCGGTCGTCCCCATCGGCCCGGTCGTCGTGCCGTTCCCGGTCCCGTTGCTGCCACCATCGCCCGTGTCCGCACAGCCCGCCAGGGCCGCTGTCGCGAGTCCAGCCGTCAGCTGAAGGACGCGTCGCCGTCGGAGGCCATCTGGTTTCATACGGACCAAACCGTCGGGAGATGGACGTGTAAGTCTGGTTCCGGGTTCACCGGCAGTTAGGGACCAGTAGGCGGCGGGACGTCGTGCCTTCTGCAACCGACTCCCGACTGCTGGGTACCCGCTGGTGATTCGAAATCCTTTTTTAGTGCATCCACCGAAGTCAGAGTGCGCGCCGCCTTAGCTCAGACTGGGAGAGCACTCGACTGAAGATCGAGCTGTCCCCGGTTCAAATCCGGGAGGCGGCATACGAATTTCGCGTCGATTTTCCCCGAGCCTTCTCGCTCACCTGAACTCGAACTGTTCCTTTTCCGCGAGCGCGGCGACCGAGTAGCTACAAGATCCGGCCGGGGTCGTCTTTCGGAAGTTCACGATCCAGGTGGCGACACCTCTCTGTGGCTGTCACTCTCGGCGGATGGCGTGGAGGAATCGAGAAGGAGCTCGGATGCTCACGCGGACGCTTCGAGACAGTTCTCGTGGACGGTCTCGTTGTTTTCGTTCGGCGTTCGGGCTTGTCCCGTGACGATGGGTTCCTCGCAGATCGCACAGCGCAGCTTTTCGGTCTCGCTCGTTGGTTCGGTGCCGAGGCTCTCCGAGAAGTTTTCCTTCACGTCGCCGGATCCGGTCGACGCGCTGTATCCGAGCGCAACGGCACCGATTCCCGCCAGCACGCCGCGTGGTCGCTTGCCCTTCCGGAGCGACCAGAGGGCGAATACTGCCAGGCCGGCGGCGAAGAGTTTGCGAGCGAGCCCGTCGCGATCGTCGAGGTTCTCTGTCAGCTCCATACTCTCGTTTCGTGCTCCGTACCCTTGTACTCGTCCGTGCCTCGGGATGAGATCGGATGGCGCCACCTGAGAGCGGCCGGTTACCCCGGCAGTAGTCCAGCCGTCGGGTTCGGTGCTGTCTCCACGTGTCGCGTTCCGTGGTCGAGCGTCGGTGGCGGCGAAGTGTTCGAACGGACAGCAGGGGACGGTACGCTACCGCCGCGTCGAAGACGGAATGGCGTCGGAGAGGTCCGGTCAATGGGTGCGGTCGCCGGCGACGAACTCCTCGGCCGTCCGATCGCCGGCGGCGAATTCGGCCGCTCGAGCGTCGATTGCGTCGGACTCGAGGGCGTCGTGAGAGACGAGCAAGCGCTCGAGGGCGGTGTGCCACTGGTCATAGTAGATGCGTTCGGTCGTGGCGGCGGTTTCGCTCGTTTCGCTTCTGGCTCCGGTTCCGGTGCCGGGACCGTCTCGCTCGCGGTCGCCGTCGGTGGCGTAGGCGTCGGTCGGCGTCGCCTCGACGGCATCGATCAAGCGTCGCTGGAACGCCGACCAATCGAATCCGTCGCCCTCGTCGTACAGGGCGACGGTCACGCCGAAGGCTCGGGCCTGCCACGGTTCCGAGAACGTCGGCTCCGCGTCGACGCCGAGCAGGTCCGCGAAGGCGCTGGTGGGGTCGGCGTGTCCGCCGTCGGCGGCTGGTCCCGAGGTCGCGTCCGCGCCCCCGTCCGCCGAGCCGTGACCGGCGAGTCGCTCGACGCCGATCATCGCGTCGCGGGTGACGAGTTCCGCGAGTTCGTCTTCGTCGTAGCCGCCCGTTCCCTCGGGGCGTCTCGGGAGCACCATGTACCTGATCTCGGAGCTGGAGTCCCAGACGTCGACGTCGATCCCGTCGTCGAGTTCGAGCCCGAACTCCTCGAGGACGGCTCGCGGCTCCCGGACCATTCGCGATCGATAGGACGGCGTCTTGTACCACGTCGGCGGCAGCCCGAGTAGCGACCACGGATAGCACGAACACAGCGTGCAGACGACGGCGTTGTGGACGTCTTCGGTGTTCTTCTTCACGTCGATGTGCTGGACGCCGACGTCGAAATCGAACGCCTCGAGTGCAGCGGGGGCGTCCTCGAGGAGTCGCTCCTCGAAGTCGGGATCGGTCCACGCCCGGGCGACGACGCGAGCCCCGTTCTTCGGGCCGATATCGCGTTCGTAGGAGGCGATCGCCTCGTCGATCGCGTCGGTCGAGACGAGCCCCTTCTCGACGAGCAGCGACTGGATCGCTCGAACGCGGGGCCGTGGATCGGCCGCGGTTTCGTCGTTTTGGTGGTGGTCGTCGTGGTGGTGATGGTCGTCGTGCTGGTCGTGACTGTGTTCGTTTTCGTGAGCGTGGTCGTCGTCGTCGTGGCTGTGCCCGTGCTCGTCGGTCATCGTTCCGCCTCCGCGGGTCGCAGATACGGTTCCCAGAGATCGACGTGGATCGTGTCGTCGGGGTCCTCGGCGTCGGGACCCCACACCTCGGCGGCGTCGAAGGCGACGGTGTACAGCGGCTCGTCTCGTTCCTCGCCGTGGGCGTTGGCGTCCGGGAAGACGTGGTTTCCGTGGACGGTTCGGATCTCGCCGGTCGTTCGCCGGACGTACCGAGGGCAGCGCGTGTGTCCCTCGGGGTGGTCGTTGCGCACGCGAACCGCGTCTCCTACGCCGAACCGGGGCTCGTCGTTCGGCCGATCGAACGACGCCGGCCGCTCGAACGCCGCTCTCACTCGCTCGGCGAGGTCGGGATCCTGCCGTTCGGGGACCAGTTCCCCGGGGTCCTCGAGGTCGCGAGCCCGCTGGTGGGCGGCCTCGATCTCGTCCTCGGTGAGGTGGCCCTTCTCCACGAGGTTCCGCTCGAGGCTCGCCAGCCAGCGTTCGAAGTACGACGCCGCGAGGTAGTCCACCGGATCCATCCGCTCGATTCCGTAGCGACTCTCGTCGATGTTGTAGATGCCCTGCGGTCGTATCGCGCGCACTAACGCGAAGACGACCCGTTCCCAGTCCGCGTGGAACTGGGCCTCATCGTCGACGGGGACAGCCCCGAATCCGTGCATCCCGCCCATGTCGTGGATGCCGTTCACGCGAATCGCATTCGCCGCGTTCGCGCAAATAGCTTTGGACGATCATGGGCTACGAGGACGAAATTCGCGAGCTCTTGCGGGAGTACTTCACCGAGACTAACCCCGTCCATCGTTCGAGCTGTCCCCTCTCCCTGCGAGCGCAGCGAGCGGGGAAGCGAGACGCCAGTCTCGCGTTTTTCAAATCCGGCGGCGTCACGTATCGGACGTCGGTCTCGTTCAGCAGGGCGTGAAATCCGGATCGGTACCTGTACGGGATGAGAATCAGGGCTGGTAGCGTGGGGGTTAGACGATGTCGAGGGTGATTGCGAGGTCCACGGCGGCGTTTTTCACGTGGTCGTTGTCTTCGGATTGTCGGTTCGATTGGACGGCGACGACGACGTCGTCTTCGGGGAAGACCATGAGGGAGGCGTTCCCACCGGTATTGCTCCCGTCGTGCCCGACCCTGTCTATCCCCCAGAGGGTATCGGTGTGCCACCCGAGGGCTCGCTGTGGCTCCACGTCGGGATTGTACGGCTCCCACATCTCGTCGCGACTACTCTCCTCTAGTATCTGGTTGTCGAGGACGAGTTGCCCGAGGCGGGCGAGGTCGGTGACGTGGGATTCGAGACCGGCACCGAGGACCGACCAGCTGTTGCTGTCGACGTACTCCCAGGCGTCGTCGTCGGGGCCGGGGTCGCCCTCTTCGAGGGCGACGTTCTTCGCCCAGGCGACGTAGTCGTCGTCGTCCTCGCCGGGATAGGTCTGATCGACGTCGTCGTCGAACTCGTAGATCCGGGCTCGATGCGGGTCGTCCTCGCGGCGGTCCTCTCGCCGGAGGGAGTGGAGGTCGAATGGTTCGCTGAGTTCCTCGCGAACGAGGTCGTCGACGACCGTCCCGGTCGCTTCCTCGTACGCCGCGCCGAGTAGCGTGTAGCCGGCCGTACTGTACCGGTACGCCTCGCCAGCAACGCACTCGCTCGCGTCTGGCCCGAGATCGATGTCGTCCTCGTCTACTTCGCCGAACTCCAGTGACTTCTCGTCCTCGCCGTCACCGTCCTCGTCCAGCTCGACGGGTTCTTCGATGAGTTCCTCGTCCCAGTAGTCGAATGCTTCGGCGGCGTCGACCGCCGACTCGTAGTGATCGTACTCGCCAGTGGTCACTGTGGACTCGGCGTAGTGCGGGATACAGCCGTGGTGCGCGAGCAAGTCCGCGAGCGTGTGCTCGTGTGCGTCGCCGAGCGGGAGGTAGTCGCTCGTTTCGTCCGCCGTGAGGTCGACGTCACCGGCTTCCTGCAGGCGGAATCCGAGGAGTCCCCCGATCGGCTTGCTGACCGACGCGAGCCGATAACGCGTGCGGGCGTCGGCCGGGCGCTGCTCGTCGATGTCGCGGTAGCCGAACCCGCGCCGGTAGACGTTCACGCCGTCCTGGTAGATGGCTGCGCTGATGCTCGGGAGGTCGTGGTCGGTGATGAAGTCGAGCAGTTCGTCGTCGGCGTCCGCTCGATCCGCCCAGCTGGGGCGCATCGAGTTTTGGCGCCACGCGGCCGCGTGACTTCCTGCACCGCCGACCGCGTCGACGAGGGACAGACTCACGGGTCGGTAGCCTCGATCGTGCATCTCCCGGACCGTGTCGCTGTACGCCGTTCTCGTGAGGTCGACGTGCGCGTCCCACGCGCGACCGTCGCCGTCGTCGGTGCCGTCCTGACTGCCCTGGAACGCGTTCCGGTCGGTGTTCTCCACCCAGATGGCCGCGACCGCGCACGTCCCGTCGTTGGCGTACACCGAGACGTCGACGAGCCGGTAGCCCTCGCTTCGTTTCGAGTCGTTCGCGGACTCGAACTCGTCGACGGTCATGTCGCGTGCGAGCTCCCACTCGCGGTCGTCGACGTTCTCGACCCACGCCCAGGCGTACTTGACTTCCTCCGCCCACTCGTCCCAGTATCCCTCGACGTCGACGGGCACGAGGGCGGGGTCGAGCTGGGTTTCGTAGTTCGCGGCCATCTCGTCGAACTGCCCGTCGAGGACGACCTGTGACGACCGCCACTCGAACTCGTCGGGGTTCTCGAGCCAGATGCCGCCGTAGCATCGACCGTCGTCGCCCACGGTCTCGTCGGGGAGGAAGTACTGTACCTGGTCGACGAGGCGGTAGTCGGCTTCGAGGTCGTCGTTGACTCCCTCGAACTCGTCGTACGCGAGATCCCAGTGTGCTTCCCAGTCGAAGTGCTCTGAGAACTCCACGTGTCTGACGTTCTCGTGCCAGACGCCGTAGTAGTCCCTGGTGGTCGTATCGACGCCGAGTTCCACCAGCATGAGTCCGTCCGCTCGGGCGTCGTCGTTCATCTGCTCGAATCGTTCGCTGGTCGTGGCCCGATCGGCGACCCAGTCGACGGATTCGGGATCGAGGAGCGGGGTTTCGGCTTCGTTGGCTATCTCCTCGACGGCGTCGAGCCCGGACTGGATCGAACAGCCGGCCGTCGCAGTCACCCCGGCTAGTACACTCGACGTCTTCAGGACGTCCCGCCGCGAGAGCCCGGAACCGATCCGGCTCCCGTCGGCGTCTCGTTCGTGCATACCGTCACTCCTCGAGGCGATATCTACCCGGATCGGTCCTCGATCGCTGTCCCCCGCTCCCCGCGGTTCGTAACGGATTCATCTAGCCATAAAACATTCTCATGTGACAAGTAGATTTGCCCCAGTGGCGGTGGCGGCCGTCCGATACGGGGAGGAGTCGGGGGGATTGGTCCGCGGTGCTCTTCCGTCCCGAGCAAAGCGGCTTCCAGGGGACGGGCGTGAAGCGGGGAGTCGTGGAGACGAACACCGGATGGTCGTCGACGACTCGCGGGAGACCCACCAGAGCACGGGCGGTCGTTCGTGACCGAGACGTTCGGTCGAGCCGGACCCCGGACCGCGTCTCAGGCGACGGCTTCCGGCACGTCCAGCGGCTCCGCATCGCGCCGGTACTTGCGGTACAGTTCGGCAGCCCACTCGCGGGCGTCGGGGTCGTCGGTCACCACGGAGGCGACGGGCAGGGAGGTCTCGCTGTCGAAGCCGCCGACGATGACAACGTCGTCGATGATGCCCATGGTGAACGGGAGGCCGGGGTGGGTGTAGAGCGACGGTGCCTCGGCGCTGGCGATGGTGTCGAACGCCTCTTCGGACGCGTTCTGGTCGGCTTCGAGTGCCAGCGGCGTACAGATGGACTCGAAGTCGACGTCGTTCCGGGCGTGCTCGACGCCCAGCTTGGTGACCGCGGGCGGGCAGCCGGCGACGACCAGGGTCCGGCAGCGGTCGAACGACTCGAAGTGTTCGAGCCAGGGTTCGACCGGGGCGCTCGGGTTCTGTGGCGTGGCGACGGCGAGTTCGGCATCGGCGAAGCGGTGGATGTTTCGCGTGAGTTCCGGTGCGGAGAGCTGGGAGAGCAGGGGTTGCAGCCGGTCGATGGCGGCCATGGAGCGCTCGAACCGTTCGGCGGCATCGATGGCGGCACAGCCCGCTCCGGTCGCGCGGTAGCCCGTCGGCGTCTGTTCGAGCAGTCCCTCCTCGGTGAGCGCGGAGGTCCGGCGGTAGGCCGTCGCGCGGGAGATGTCGAGTTCGTCCTGCAGGGTCGACCGGTCCACCGACCGGTCGCGGGTCGCTTCGAGCACCGGGACCCGGTTCAGCACCGTCAGATACTCGTGTTCGTGTTGGTTCATGTGAAATTCTCGAAGTTACGGGTGGTAAGCGTTTCGGCAGAATCTCACGGGGTGAAACATCGTCTCACTCGATGCCTATAATCCGGGGTCGGCCCTCACCGTCTACATGGATGCGACAGGGACGACGGGAGCTGCCGGCTCCGGCCGGCAGCGGCGACCTGCAGGGAGGAGGATTGCGTGACGACGAATCCAGGGGGGAGATGGGGGGTGGTCACGTTCTCGTTGCTGCTGGTTGCGTCGATGCTCGCGGCCGCGTCCGTCGGCGTCGTCGGCGTCGCTGGCGCATCCGACAGCTCGCCGGCACCGGACTGTAGTACGGTCTCGTGGACGACACAGACCGTCTCTGGGGAGACGTACTACGAGGTCGACAGCCTGGAGACGCTCCAGTGCATCGAGAGCCAGGGGCTCGACAGCAACTACATCCTGACCGACAGTATCGACGCGAGCGAGACCGCGACCTGGAACGGCGGGAGCGGGTTCGACCCGATCGGGGACAAGAACAACGAGTTCACCGGGACCTTCGACGGCAACGATCACACGATCTCGGGACTGACCATCGACCGGGGTGGGACGTACTCCGTTGGCCTGTTCAGTGAGGTTGGGTCGGGCGGAACGATCACGGCGGTTGGTCTCGAAGGCGGATCCGTTACCGGCGCGAGACGGACCGGACAGCTCGCCGGGTTCAACGATGGGACGGTCGAGGACTCCCACGCGACTGGCGAAGTCTCCGGGACCGAGCGGGTCGGCGGCCTGGTGGGCCGAAACGATGGGACGATTCGTCGCTCCTACACGAGCGGGGAACCCACTCGCGGTACCGATTGGGTCGGCGGACTGGTCGGTTTCAATCGGGGGACGGTCAATCGCTCCTTCGCTGCACGCGCCGTCGTCGGAGAGGGGGGCAGTTTCGATGGCGCGTCTGCTGGCGGACTCGTCGGCGTCGTCTCCACGGGAACGATCGAGGATTCCTACGCCACTGGCACGGTAACTGCAAGCTGGTTCGTCGGTGGACTGCTCGGGTCGTACCAGGCGGACGACGGGGGAACGACTCGGCGCTCCTACGCCACTGGAGCCCTCAGTATCGGCGACGAGAGCCAGGGGATCGGTGGAATCGTCGGTGGTTCCGCTGTTAGTGATACCACCGTGGAAAACGCCTACTGGGACGTGGGAACGACGAACGAGGCGAGCGTCAGTGGGCAGTCGATCGAAACTGTGACCGGCGTCAGCGGCTTCGGGTCGACGGCGGACACCGCCCCCGCTCCCGAGATGCAGGGCGCGAGCGCGGAGACGAACCTGCCCGGTCTCGACTTCACGAGCACGTGGGAGACGGTCGAGAGCGAGGACCCGGACGCGGCGATGGACGGCTATCCGATACTGCGGGGGGTCAACCGGACGGTCCAGCTGCGAGCCCAGGGCAACACGCCGGACACTGCTCCGACGGCGACGGACTGCGCCGGCCTCTCCTGGACGACTCGGGAGATCTCGGGCGCGACGTACCACGAGGTCGACAGCCTGTACAAACTCCAGTGTATCGAGCAGCAGGGACTGGGGAACGACTACGTGCTGACCGGAGACATCGACGCGGGTCCGACGGCCGGATGGAACGGCGGCAGCGGCTTCGAGCCGCTCGGTGACTCCGATACCGGATTCACGGGCACCTTCGACGGCGACGGCTACACGATCTCGGGACTCACCATCGACCGACCGGGGGCGGAGGAGGTCGGTCTGTTCGGTTACGTCGGTTCGGCGGGGACGATAGCGAACGTCACGCTTGAGGGCGGTAACGTCACCGGACAGTTCCGGGTCGGACAGCTAGTCGGGCTTAATTACGGGACGATCAAAGATTCTGCTGCTACAGGTCCCACCAACGGGAACAAGTACGTTGGCGGACTGGTCGGCCGGAACGATGGCACGATTCGTCGCTCCTCGGCCACTGGGCAAAGTACCAGTGAGAACAGTAGGGCTGGCGGGCTAGTTGGCCAAAGCTTCGGAACGGTCGACCGTTCCTACGCCACTGGAGACGTCGACGCAGACACGCTTGCTGGCGGGCTGGTCGGCCACAACGAGGGGACGATAGCGGATTCCTACGCCACCGGAACGGTCACCGCAGGGTACACTGCCGGTGGGCTGGTCGGGAAGAACACCGGTGCGGATCCTAGTGGTATTGGTCTCGGGACAGTCAGGCGCTCCTACGCCACCGGGACCGTCACTGCCACTGAAGGCGACGCGGAGGCCGGTGGGTTGGCTGGTCGCAACGAGCGACCGGACGGCGACGGCACTATCGAGAACTCCTACTGGGACGTGGGAACGACGGGTCAGGAACGCGCGGGCGGAGACGGTGGTATCCTGACCGACAACGCTGGTTTCGGTTCGGTGGGCGATAGCACCCCGGCGGCGAACGCCACGGGCGACGCCGTCTACGACAGCATGCCCGCGCTGGACTTCGACGCGACGTGGACCGTCACCAGCGACTATCCCCGCCTCCAGTGGGAGGGCGTCGACGTACTCGCCGTCGAGTCGCTCGGTGCCACGGACCCGGCAGTCGGGGAGAACGGGACCGGGAGCATCACGGTGACGGCGACGGACAGCGAGGGGGGTGCCGTCGAGGGCGCGACCATCGAGGTGACGAACGCCGACGGTCTCCCGGGACTCTCCGGCGAGGCGGTCACCGACGCGAACGGGCAGGCGACGTTCCCGTTCACCGCGGGGATGCCGGACGACCACGCCCCGGAGTTCGCCTGGAAGTACGACGACGAAGTCGGCGAGACCGTCGCGACGCCGTCGTCCGTCACCGTCCTCGACGCGCCGGACGTCGACTCTATCACGCGGACCAGTGCGAGTCCGACCAGCGCCGACAGCGTCGACTTCGACGTGACGTTCTCCGAGAGCGTCGTCGGTGTCACCGCGGACGACTTCGTCGCGACGCAGGCGGGCGGTGACGTGTCCGGGACCGTCTCGGCCGTAACTGGGTCCGGGAGCACGTACACCGTCACCGTCGACTCCATCATCGGCGACGGCGACCTCCGTCTCGACGTGACCGACGACGACAGCATCACGAGCGACGGGACCGGCGTCGAACTGGGCGGTGTGGGAACGACCGGGGCGGGCGACGGTGGGTTCACCGGCGGCGAGACGGTCGCCATCGACAATACGGCCCCGACCGCGGACGCTGGTTCCGACCGGACCGTCGACGAGGGAACGACGGTGACGTTCGATGCCTCGAACTCCTCGGACGACGACGCGATCGCGGCCTTCGAGTGGGCCTTCGGCGACGGCTCGGCGAACGCGACCGGCGCGACGCCGACGCACACGTACGACGACGCCGGCGACTACACGGTCACCCTGGCCGTCACCGACGCGAGCGGCAACACCGCCACCGAGACGGTGACCGTGGCGGTCCAGCGGGACGACGACGGCGCTGCCCCGGACGACTGGAACGCCATCCCGACCGCGAACGCCGACTCGTACAGCCTGTCGGCGGGGGCGCGCCTCGACGTGGCGACCGGGGATGGACTGCTGGCGAACGACAGCGACCTCGACGGCGCGGTGAGCGACCTCACCGTCTCGGTCGTGGACGGACCGACCGACGGCTCGCTCGACCTCGGCTCCGATGGGTCGTTCACGTACACGCCCGACGACGGCTTCACCGGCACGGACGTGTTCACCTACGCGGTCGCCGACCTGGAGGGCGCGACCGACAGTGCGACGGTCACACTCGTCGTCGACGATGGTGT encodes:
- a CDS encoding GLUG motif-containing protein, whose product is MLAAASVGVVGVAGASDSSPAPDCSTVSWTTQTVSGETYYEVDSLETLQCIESQGLDSNYILTDSIDASETATWNGGSGFDPIGDKNNEFTGTFDGNDHTISGLTIDRGGTYSVGLFSEVGSGGTITAVGLEGGSVTGARRTGQLAGFNDGTVEDSHATGEVSGTERVGGLVGRNDGTIRRSYTSGEPTRGTDWVGGLVGFNRGTVNRSFAARAVVGEGGSFDGASAGGLVGVVSTGTIEDSYATGTVTASWFVGGLLGSYQADDGGTTRRSYATGALSIGDESQGIGGIVGGSAVSDTTVENAYWDVGTTNEASVSGQSIETVTGVSGFGSTADTAPAPEMQGASAETNLPGLDFTSTWETVESEDPDAAMDGYPILRGVNRTVQLRAQGNTPDTAPTATDCAGLSWTTREISGATYHEVDSLYKLQCIEQQGLGNDYVLTGDIDAGPTAGWNGGSGFEPLGDSDTGFTGTFDGDGYTISGLTIDRPGAEEVGLFGYVGSAGTIANVTLEGGNVTGQFRVGQLVGLNYGTIKDSAATGPTNGNKYVGGLVGRNDGTIRRSSATGQSTSENSRAGGLVGQSFGTVDRSYATGDVDADTLAGGLVGHNEGTIADSYATGTVTAGYTAGGLVGKNTGADPSGIGLGTVRRSYATGTVTATEGDAEAGGLAGRNERPDGDGTIENSYWDVGTTGQERAGGDGGILTDNAGFGSVGDSTPAANATGDAVYDSMPALDFDATWTVTSDYPRLQWEGVDVLAVESLGATDPAVGENGTGSITVTATDSEGGAVEGATIEVTNADGLPGLSGEAVTDANGQATFPFTAGMPDDHAPEFAWKYDDEVGETVATPSSVTVLDAPDVDSITRTSASPTSADSVDFDVTFSESVVGVTADDFVATQAGGDVSGTVSAVTGSGSTYTVTVDSIIGDGDLRLDVTDDDSITSDGTGVELGGVGTTGAGDGGFTGGETVAIDNTAPTADAGSDRTVDEGTTVTFDASNSSDDDAIAAFEWAFGDGSANATGATPTHTYDDAGDYTVTLAVTDASGNTATETVTVAVQRDDDGAAPDDWNAIPTANADSYSLSAGARLDVATGDGLLANDSDLDGAVSDLTVSVVDGPTDGSLDLGSDGSFTYTPDDGFTGTDVFTYAVADLEGATDSATVTLVVDDGVERTVFEDPETIRRLLELPENTTPTYAERVSVTAGPSGSPSVNFTSNSTVSLVRFGPDTDARGNLTVTAFATNASLPDGVPGRVLVPLRLTGSQAVENTSATVRMRVPRAELRAAGANASAVRVAHYAGGTWELLNATVVDETDDSVTVEFTTTGFSPFAVTAVGTPEATFSALPAAVTAGDELALDASESSTPYGDLTGYEWSVAGRELSGETTTVTLDEPGEYTVALTVTNDAGRTATVRETVTVEESDPPTATATAMPTTAADTPTEATGGPTSPTSPPADGGTPAETSAIVPETTPNGSGGLGLGPAVAIVAMLALSVLAARRR